From Lycium ferocissimum isolate CSIRO_LF1 chromosome 12, AGI_CSIRO_Lferr_CH_V1, whole genome shotgun sequence, one genomic window encodes:
- the LOC132039895 gene encoding uncharacterized protein LOC132039895, translated as MGDGPRGIEVFEDHFQASTSGEDSMQTPASSKYIGSNDSLRSISRSWTRRKLKGAASMLKLFSPSKLPWMSGTDGQEKVVLTAAEVESLRSEIAALEEREAHFKAQLEHIDEVVRAARLSGYLDMRMRWATLPGEPLPVDDTDVDDWLPRYFVLQGSCIFWYSSCTGNFYSLSFYWHAFLDNVPLLCRHAIPRI; from the exons ATGGGTGACGGTCCTCGAGGAATAGAGGTGTTTGAAGATCATTTTCAAGCTTCAACTTCTGGTGAAGACTCCATGCAGACCCCAGCTTCATCTAAATATATAGGAAGTAATGATTCTTTAAG ATCCATTAGTAGATCGTGGACTAGAAGAAAATTGAAAGGTGCTGCTTCGATGTTGAAGTTGTTTAGCCCCAGCAAGCTACCTTGGATGTCTGGCACAGATGGTCAAGAAAAG GTAGTGTTAACTGCTGCAGAAGTAGAATCTCTTCGGTCAGAAATCGCTGCTTTGGAAGAAAGAGAAGCTCATTTCAAAGCTCA ATTAGAACACATTGATGAAGTAGTACGGGCTGCACGACTTTCAGGGTACTTGGACATGAGAATG AGATGGGCAACTTTACCTGGAGAACCTCTTCCAGTTGATGACACTGATGTTGATGATTGGCTTCCTAGATATTTTGTCCTTCAGGGATCGTGTATCTTCTGGTATTCGTCATGCACCGGTAATTTTTACAGTTTAAGTTTCTACTGGCATGCCTTTCTGGATAATGTCCCACTACTGTGTAGACATGCTATTCCAAGAATTTAA